In Puntigrus tetrazona isolate hp1 unplaced genomic scaffold, ASM1883169v1 S000001111, whole genome shotgun sequence, a single genomic region encodes these proteins:
- the LOC122341036 gene encoding uncharacterized protein KIAA2026-like isoform X1: protein MKLHSDSCENAHACESVSHASPDMNPNLRLTLASCNGSTDQSGPENLAARCDETSADDEDDLTPELQQAYRIFQSFLSEKHKSITAPFWRPVGPGDHGEMCFRKMDDKFVNREYESITAFVADFRLMLENCYRFHGVDHWISRQAQKLETILEQKLTLLSRTLREKTSLAVTSRGRFGTEDEKAAVGSSSRRRSVPRSLASSESVMVQALRLEELQRAKDEKRQREQERKEAEEASVKELDDWESSLLSLAEPCPLWTLWELPAIGHFLCLAQTALHLPEIVFYELERCLLMPRCSSFLAKIMTALLCPPQKRSSVQRRPPLTYREWERELRRRVQSWYRAVGQAEEPRQAARAERLGLCPQFFWTLGAVSPLEETAFHLLPVQQRVWLLKGLCDHVYETQKEVQDAVLAQPIHECRESILGYDGQDNAYIHFPHFCGADLRIYSQSPCGAVPFPLPLIHVQRPPEPEESELKDHTVDLMEFEKDLCVSADEVKVEEESSSRTELNTWEVKEDSLADGEDLDQKCSSGAPSWCREDSLDSVSVRGQLTEDKRLKDEEDEECDGEPCFRVGDSCYKGVSPALNTHRSPRCEVNHSSAEDCSGESQESLTFWTEDTRLRRVEPGPTRAQKKKRKKKKERKFALKKTKMNKLSLKNQTARSSLQRAAKNIKKKDKRKRLKPGKRFDGKAMFVRRPSESAPLSAEPSFKLVCSSLADLRVLISKIEDQLDELDGQKRSGRWPHKRAAVKELHITLIRLLNELLPWEPKLVKAFQRNRARLKKECDEFKKHPEYENFIREQMDTEDTGEVVCKDELFSAETTNKLEESEVKMGKTMKEDSATTENVNHESRCLVNRPDVVMHSSESGPFTRSSKRRQTGVICEELSPCKKGKIDPESSLSSDFNVEVASREQATVNPQASVLPEAMSSFQGTCKPIQALLAKSVGNKVTLISHPKAAVMAQALRDHNKSASVTLQLSTTCPSTQHSEPVSTETITATSATESTGQVVYKTAGGVGFLRQGSTSVNLSVQSISDQKSGPKAMQQVVILPSNLLIQSTENKAAQNSLSVPKTATYMSNVSGFTIPENKVPIQPVAPLKDTSAVRTPAAVVTPSLRNLSTVGVPKKTTEPKVALNKSASSGLTKSDAKQELRTVCIRDSQSILVTTRGGNTGVVKVQTSESGTGALPPSPVFNIAPQLHAFLVSKSSTSNTQAVSASLAAKSLPGVTPQSTFVAGTVTPLTLNQISNNVTTGKLAISGKSTLLAASKGSDSVLKTAKNVQDAQNMVSTCGMKPPQKRAPSGSTATDQSTFQKVFLVTPTPNIPSKVTTTIATCAVPGSRVMFLSNSALTIPKEPSTSGVNISSTSTPALKVVPNLGTLSSTSSGTSIQSIGVPGLTSRILATNKKPEASTKNTSGIVSRVPVTSSPSGLQIGPKSCLVASRNVSGNTESALKVPQTFDGKTLTFSTLGTGHMASSALLSVVKPDVPPSVSTLNALHCKPGLSAGSSTSNTSSSHSGSLITKHTTLPINVTANKLVNTSLCTSHSLINTAANTSTSAASGIFPLSCSSTLTPAVAMASGVQSLTSTTKSVQEKIVINTTAPLAPGTQLLINNTRFVVPSPGLAPGSHVLLISNSCPGGLQGSNPASLHSLLGSNPVGSQRWQDQSSVGPGGLQGPSSVGPGGLQGLSSAGPRGLQGSNPAGPERLQGQSIASPGGLQVQSPASTFPRGPSNSATHTVPSVVQGVRLVSPVRLPLAKVGPSDQLRQQLSTRTPLNVSGPTTLSQVSQALHPGVSSDIVRLPIFQTSNVSMTASQGTTGCPKEKSLSQSGLLNTTSPMLLQGRLSQTKDSPAIPPAKAVIPRHSPMVTVPPMNSTISRIHKLPVATVPPIGGANSASPATPIATVPPSMSTVIMTSCPPIRAVQPGTIGKPVILPQQSQGNSTVPVQVSTPAKLLLSPDGAVLNIIQASASSLQVLAKPVSAQVVSSSSSSVTVPILNTSDPLTKPDTLGRPNH from the exons ATGAAGCTTCATTCGGACTCGTGCGAGAACGCACACGCGTGTGAATCCGTGTCGCACGCCTCCCCGGACATGAACCCGAACCTCCGCTTGACCTTGGCCTCCTGCAACGGTTCGACTGACCAATCGGGGCCGGAGAATCTCGCGGCACGCTGTGACGAAACCTCGGCGGACGACGAGGACGATCTCACGCCCGAGCTCCAGCAGGCCTACAGGATATTTCAGAGCTTCCTCTCAGAGAAGCACAAGTCTATCACGGCCCCGTTCTGGCGTCCCGTGGGCCCCGGGGACCACGGCGAGATGTGCTTCAGAAAGATGGATGATAAGTTCGTGAATCGCGAGTACGAGTCCATCACGGCGTTCGTGGCAGATTTCAGACTGATGCTAGAGAACTGTTACCGCTTTCACGGCGTCGATCACTGGATCTCCAGACAGGCCCAGAAACTGGAGACCATTCTGGAGCAGAAGCTGACCTTGTTGTCcag GACGCTGCGGGAGAAGACCTCGCTGGCCGTGACCTCCCGAGGCCGGTTCGGGACGGAGGATGAGAAAGCGGCGGTCGGCTCGTCGTCCAGACGGCGGTCAGTTCCTCGGAGTCTGGCCAGCAGCGAGTCCGTCATGGTGCAGGCGCTGAGActggaggagctgcagagagCCAAAGACGAGAAGAG GCAGCGGGAGCAGGAGCGTAAGGAGGCAGAGGAGGCCTCGGTGAAGGAGCTGGACGACTGGGAGAGCTCCTTGCTGTCTCTGGCCGAGCCGTGTCCGCTCTGGACTCTGTGGGAACTTCCTGCCATCGGTCACTTCCTGTGCCTGGCTCAGACGGCGCTCCACCTCCCCGAGATCGTCTTCTACGAGCTGGAGCGCTGTCTTCTGATGCCTCGCTGCAGCTCGTTCCTGGCTAAGATCATGACGGCGCTGCTCTGTCCACCGCAGAAGAGATCCAGCGTCCAGCGTCGTCCGCCGCTGACCTACagagagtgggagagagagCTGCGCCGCCGCGTCCAGAGCTGGTACAGAGCGGTCGGCCAGGCCGAGGAGCCACGGCAG GCGGCGCGTGCCGAACGCCTCGGGCTCTGTCCTCAGTTCTTCTGGACGCTGGGAGCGGTCAGTCCTCTGGAGGAGACGGCCTTCCACCTGCTGCCCGTCCAGCAGCGCGTCTGGCTCCTCAAGGGCCTCTGCGATCACGTCTATGAGACTCAGAAGGAGGTTCAGGACGCCGTTCTCGCGCAGCCCATCCACGAGTGCCGTGAGTCCATCCTGGGCTACGACGGTCAGGACAACGCTTACATCCACTTCCCTCACTTCTGCGGCGCTGACCTGAGGATCTACAGCCAGAGCCCCTGCGGAGCCGTCCCGTTCCCGCTGCCGCTGATCCACGTCCAGAGACCCCCGGAGCCCGAGGAGTCCGAGCTCAAGGACCACACAG TAGATCTCATGGAGTTTGAGAaggatctgtgtgtgtctgcagatGAAGTGAAGGTAGAGGAGGAAAGCTCCAGCAGGACGGAGCTGAACACATGGGAAGTGAAAGAAGACTCTCTCGCTGACGGAGAGGATCTGGATCAGAAGTGCTCCTCCGGCGCTCCCTCGTGGTGCAGAGAAGATTCTCTGGACTCTGTAAGCGTCCGAGGACAGTTAACGGAGGACAAACGGCTCAAAgacgaggaggatgaggagTGTGACGGCGAGCCGTGTTTCAGAGTCGGAGACAGCTGTTATAAAGGGGTCTCGCCGGCTCTGAACACTCACAGAAGTCCTAGATGTGAAGTGAATCACTCGAGCGCCGAGGATTGTTCTGGAGAATCACAGGAATCTCTGACTTTCTGGACCGAAGACACGCGCTTGAGACGGGTCGAACCCGGGCCGACGCGAGcccagaagaagaagaggaaaaagaagaaagagaggaagttTGCACTGAAGAAAACAAAGATGAACAAACTGAGCTTGAAGAACCAAACGGCCAGAAGCAGCCTACAGAGAGCCGCCAAAAACATCAAGAAGAAGGACAAGAGGAAGAGACTCAAACCCG GAAAGCGGTTTGATGGGAAGGCGATGTTCGTGAGGAGACCGTCAGAATCTGCTCCGCTCTCGGCCGAACCCTCCTTTAAG TTGGTTTGCTCCAGTCTGGCTGATCTCAGAGTGCTGATCAGTAAAATAGAAGATCAACTAGATGAACTGGACGGCCAAAAGAGATCT GGACGATGGCCACACAAAAGAGCCGCTGTGAAAGAGTTGCACATCACACTTATAAGGTTGCTTAATGAGCTGTTACCATGGGAACCTAAACTCGTCAAGGCCTTTCAGAGGAACAG AGCTCGCTTGAAGAAGGAGTGTGACGAGTTCAAAAAACACCCTGAATATGAGAACTTTATCAGGGAGCAGATGGATACAGAAGATACAGGAGAAGTTGTGTGCAAAGATGAATTGTTTTCTGCAGAGACAACAAACAAACTTGAAGAGAGTGAAGTCAAAATGGGCAAAACTATGAAGGAAGACTCTGCGACAACAG AGAATGTTAATCATGAATCAAGATGCCTAGTGAACAGACCTGATGTTGTCATGCATTCGTCAGAGTCTGGACCCTTCACACGCAGTTCAAAGCGACGCCAAACTGGTGTGATCTGTGAAGAACTGAGTCCATGCAAGAAAGGCAAAATAGACCCAGAGAGCTCTTTATCATCTGATTTCAATGTGGAAGTTGCATCCAGGGAACAAGCAACAGTGAACCCACAAGCATCAGTGTTGCCAGAGGCTATGAGTAGCTTTCAGGGGACTTGCAAACCCATCCAGGCTTTGCTGGCTAAGAGTGTTGGAAACAAAGTGACCTTAATAAGTCATCCGAAGGCTGCAGTGATGGCTCAGGCACTGCGGGATCATAACAAATCAGCATCGGTAACTCTCCAATTATCAACTACCTGTCCATCTACGCAACACTCTGAACCTGTCTCTACAGAAACAATAACGGCGACATCTGCAACCGAAAGCACTGGACAGGTGGTGTATAAGACGGCAGGAGGCGTGGGGTTTCTCAGGCAAGGAAGTACTTCTGTAAACCTTTCAGTGCAATCAATATCGGATCAAAAATCAGGGCCGAAGGCGATGCAACAAGTTGTTATCCTGCCTTCAAATCTACTGATTCAAAGCACTGAGAATAAGGCAGCCCAGAACTCTTTATCTGTCCCTAAGACTGCAACATACATGTCCAATGTTTCAGGGTTCACTATACCGGAAAACAAGGTTCCTATCCAGCCTGTAGCACCTTTGAAAGATACCAGTGCTGTAAGAACACCGGCCGCTGTAGTTACTCCCAGTTTAAGGAACTTATCGACTGTCGGTGTGCCTAAAAAGACTACTGAACCAAAGGTGGCCCTGAACAAATCAGCAAGCAGTGGTCTCACCAAATCTGATGCTAAACAGGAGCTCAGGACAGTGTGCATTCGAGATTCGCAGTCTATTCTTGTCACTACAAGAGGAGGCAACACAGGAGTAGTGAAGGTTCAGACGTCAGAAAGTGGAACAGGGGCTTTGCCACCCAGCCCAGTTTTTAACATTGCACCCCAACTTCATGCCTTTCTGGTGTCAAAGTCTTCCACGTCTAATACACAAGCTGTTTCGGCCAGCCTTGCTGCTAAATCTCTACCTGGAGTCACTCCTCAGTCTACTTTCGTGGCAGGGACTGTCACTCCTTTAACCTTGAATCAGATTTCCAATAACGTCACTACAGGCAAACTAGCAATCTCTGGTAAATCCACACTCCTGGCTGCAAGCAAAGGCAGTGATAGTGTCCTTAAAACTGCAAAGAATGTCCAAGATGCGCAGAATATGGTCTCTACATGTGGAATGAAGCCGCCACAAAAAAGGGCTCCATCTGGAAGCACAGCTACAGACCAGTCGACTTTCCAAAAGGTTTTCCTGGTCACACCTACACCAAATATCCCTTCAAAGGTCACTACTACTATAGCAACCTGTGCTGTGCCAGGATCAAGGGTCATGTTCTTAAGCAACTCAGCACTTACCATTCCAAAAGAGCCGTCAACTTCAGGGGTTAACATTTCCTCTACTAGTACACCAGCGCTGAAGGTCGTTCCCAACTTGGGGACCTTATCCAGCACTTCTTCTGGTACAAGCATCCAGAGCATCGGTGTCCCAGGGTTAACATCAAGAATACTTGccacaaacaaaaaacctgAAGCCTcaacaaaaaatacatctgGGATCGTCTCCAGAGTACCTGTGACTTCAAGCCCAAGTGGACTCCAGATTGGTCCAAAAAGCTGTTTGGTTGCAAGCAGAAATGTGTCAGGGAATACCGAAAGCGCTTTAAAAGTTCCTCAGACTTTTGACGGTAAAACGCTCACGTTTTCAACTCTAGGCACCGGCCACATGGCTTCCTCTGCACTTTTGTCAGTCGTGAAACCAGATGTACCTCCATCAGTTTCCACGTTAAATGCTCTTCACTGTAAACCAGGGTTATCAGCTGGCAGCTCTACTTCAAATACATCTTCCTCTCATTCAGGAAGCCTTATTACCAAACACACTACGTTACCAATTAATGTGACTGCTAACAAGCTAGTGAACACATCCCTTTGCACTTCACACTCACTGATTAATACAGCAGCCAATACTTCCACTTCTGCAGCATCCGGGATATTTCCATTGAGTTGCAGCTCCACTTTAACTCCTGCAGTGGCCATGGCCTCTGGGGTCCAATCTCTGACCTCTACCACCAAGAGTGTTCAGGAGAAAATTGTGATCAACACCACTGCTCCACTTGCCCCTGGAACTCAGCTCCTGATCAATAACACAAGATTTGTTGTACCTTCTCCAGGCCTTGCCCCTGGCAGCCATGTTCTGCTTATCTCCAACTCTTGTCCTGGAGGATTGCAAGGGTCAAATCCTGCTAGTCttcacagtttgttaggatcgAATCCTGTTGGTTCTCAAAGATGGCAAGATCAAAGTTCTGTTGGTCCAGGAGGACTGCAAGGGCCAAGTTCTGTAGGTCCAGGAGGATTGCAAGGGCTAAGTAGTGCTGGTCCTCGAGGATTGCAAGGGTCAAATCCTGCTGGTCCTGAAAGATTGCAAGGGCAGAGTATCGCCAGTCCTGGAGGATTGCAAGTCCAAAGTCCTGCTTCCACTTTTCCTAGAGGTCCAAGCAATTCAGCTACTCACACGGTTCCTTCAGTCGTACAAGGTGTGAGATTGGTATCACCGGTCAGGCTACCCTTGGCAAAAGTTGGACCTTCTGATCAACTTCGTCAGCAACTGAGCACCAGAACCCCATTGAATGTGTCTGGTCCTACTACTCTCTCACAAGTATCTCAAGCTTTGCATCCTGGTGTATCTTCAGACATTGTGAGACTTCCTATCTTTCAAACCTCCAATGTCTCAATGACAGCATCACAAGGTACGACTGGTTGTCCCAAAGAAAAATCTCTTTCCCAAAGTGGTTTACTAAACACAACTTCTCCAATGCTCCTTCAAGGAAGACTATCCCAAACTAAAGATTCGCCAGCCATACCACCAGCAAAAGCTGTGATTCCAAGGCATTCACCAATGGTAACTGTACCACCCATGAACAGCACAATATCACGGATACATAAACTTCCCGTTGCAACTGTTCCACCAATCGGTGGTGCAAACAGTGCCAGTCCAGCCACTCCCATTGCAACCGTACCTCCGTCTATGAGCACGGTCATAATGACATCTTGTCCACCTATCAGAGCTGTGCAGCCTGGGACAATTGGAAAGCCTGTTATTTTACCCCAGCAGTCGCAAGGTAATAGCACGGTTCCTGTGCAAGTCTCCACTCCTGCTAAACTCTTGTTGAGCCCAGATGGTGCTGTCCTAAACATCATTCAAGCCTCAGCCTCAAGCTTGCAAGTATTGGCAAAGCCAGTGTCCGCTCAAGTAGTCAGTTCCTCCTCAAGTAGCGTTACTGTACCTATTTTAAACACAAGTGATCCACTGACAAAACCAGATACCTTGGGGAGACCCAATCACTGA